In one window of Henckelia pumila isolate YLH828 chromosome 1, ASM3356847v2, whole genome shotgun sequence DNA:
- the LOC140882124 gene encoding protein FAR1-RELATED SEQUENCE 9 isoform X1 — MHESINKQINMGAGVRYVSDYMKRMQDANPSFFYAFQGDSGNVFWTDAAFLANYTNFGDTVIIDTSYRANRLKLPFVTFTGINHHAQPVLFGCGLLLNESENTFIWLLQTWLQAMSGRSPVSVTTDPDRLVQMAVAQVLPEVRHRFCRWSLFSQTREKLAHVYQTNPTFDVEFKNCINEASTVEEFESCWAALLDRYFLTDNEWLQSVYRIRDQWIPVYVREVFFGELSPGENNGGTSLFFDGFVNNTTNTIQLLIKQYEKAISSWQEKELKEDFDTSNVAPVLKTPSPMEKQAANLYTRRIFIKFQEELVETLANPATMIDGSTIVTSYRVAKFGEEHKAHTVRFNAFEMKATCACQMFEFSGIICRHVLSVFRTKNVLTLPSDYVLKRWTKNAKTDGLSTSDSSTMLPNCDRESVTTRRNNLRQEAMKYVEEGAKSIHSYNMAMSALQEASKRVAAVKSKSSGAMQDTDEADGGNLEMHTIENQSTAPLSKEEEEKKIQELMAELDCANQKSEVYRKILLALFKDMEDQKLTLSVKVQNARLTLKE, encoded by the exons ATGCATGAAAGTATCAACAAGCAGATAAATATGGGTGCTGGGGTTCGATATGTGTCTGATTATATGAAAAGAATGCAGGATGCAAATCCGtcttttttttatgcatttcaGGGTGATAGTGGAAATGTTTTTTGGACTGATGCAGCTTTCCTTGCAAATTATACCAATTTCGGGGACACGGTCATAATCGATACATCATACAGGGCTAACCGCTTGAAGTTGCCCTTTGTCACTTTCACTGGCATAAATCATCATGCTCAACCTGTTCTCTTTGGATGTGGGTTGCTTCTGAATGAGTCTGAAAACACATTTATCTGGCTCCTTCAAACATGGCTGCAAGCAATGTCTGGCCGCAGCCCTGTTTCAGTCACTACCGACCCTGATCGGCTGGTACAGATGGCTGTGGCACAAGTTCTTCCAGAGGTACGCCATCGGTTTTGTAGATGGAGCTTATTCAGTCAGACACGGGAGAAGTTAGCTCATGTATATCAAACAAATCCTACTTTTGATGTGGAGTTCAAGAACTGCATCAATGAAGCCAGCACAGTTGAGGAGTTTGAGTCCTGTTGGGCGGCCCTCCTGGACAGGTACTTCCTTACGGATAACGAATGGCTTCAGTCTGTTTACAGGATTCGTGATCAGTGGATCCCTGTTTATGTGAGAGAGGTGTTTTTTGGGGAATTGTCCCCAGGGGAGAACAACGGCGGCACAAGTTTGTTCTTCGATGGGTTTGTGAATAATACCACTAACACTATACAGCTGCTAATCAAACAGTATGAAAAGGCCATCTCAAGTTGGCAAGAGAAGGAATTGAAAGAGGATTTTGATACTTCTAATGTTGCACCAGTTTTGAAGACACCGTCCCCCATGGAAAAACAGGCGGCTAATCTTTATACCAGGAGGATATTCATTAAATTTCAAGAGGAATTGGTGGAGACTCTTGCTAATCCTGCTACTATGATTGATGGCTCTACTATAGTGACATCATATAGGGTAGCCAAATTTGGTGAAGAGCACAAAGCTCACACGGTTAGATTCAATGCATTTGAGATGAAAGCTACCTGTGCCTGTCAAATGTTTGAATTTTCTGGTATCATTTGCAGGCATGTACTGTCAGTATTCAGAACAAAAAATGTTCTTACCCTACCTTCTGATTATGTACTGAAACGTTGGACAAAAAATGCAAAGACAGATGGTTTATCCACGAGTGATAGTTCGACAATGTTGCCCAACTGTGATCGAGAGTCTGTAACTACTCGACGAAATAATTTGCGCCAAGAGGCTATGAAATATGTAGAAGAAGGAGCAAAATCTATACATAGTTATAACATGGCAATGAGTGCTCTGCAAGAGGCTTCAAAACGAGTCGCAGCTGTGAAGAGTAAAAGTTCCGGAGCCATGCAGGACACCGATGAGGCAGATGGAGGGAATCTGGAGATGCATACCATTGAGAATCAATCTACAGCACCTTTATCCAAG GAAGAGGAGgagaaaaaaattcaagaactgATGGCTGAACTGGATTGTGCAAATCAAAAGTCTGAAGTGTATCGTAAGATCCTACTCGCGCTTTTTAAAGACATGGAAGACCAGAAGCTAACGCTCTCCGTTAAAGTCCAAAATGCACGGCTCACATTAAAAGAGTAA
- the LOC140882139 gene encoding cation transporter HKT1;3-like, translated as MKKFDEFLRETERCIKKCLWANLVLLHNSILDLIFSLIHILMFKTNPFWIELFYFLSSSSFGFLALKLSKPRSITASKPQNLDLFFTSVSAATVSSMSTLEMEVFSNTQLIFLTILMLSGGEVFVSSLELHMKKAKINRKGIIRHYNSTTTESDNSSTSNPNMDQSIVDNLELGFPKYRLENFQAESMEVKSLKTLSYVISFYIIVIHAVGIASIAVYFNLIPSAKQVLEQKGLKISTFSFFTIVSTFSNCGFLPDNESMVIFKKNTGLSLLLIPHMLLGNTLYAACLRFSVFLLRKATKKEEFEFLLRNYGELGYAHFMSGVDSVYLAISVLGLIAMQMIVFCSLQWDSEVVGGLSFYEKMVGSLFQAVNSRHTGQSMFDLSAVSPALLMLFLVMMYLPPYARFVPVDKAPKNGGNTKRKRFNLFLEQIMLSPVIYLAIFAFFICITERERMGRDPLNFNAFNIIFEVTSAYGNVGYSVGYNCERQINPDSNCKNASYGFVGRWSNGGKLILIVVMFFGRLKKFNRKGGGAWKIS; from the exons ATGAAGAAATTTGACGAGTTTCTTAGAGAAACAGAGCGATGCATCAAAAAATGTTTGTGGGCAAATCTAGTGTTGCTGCATAACTCCATTCTCGATTTAATCTTCTCTCTTATCCACATTCTCATGTTTAAAACCAACCCATTCTGGATCGAACTTTTCTACTTCCTCTCATCCTCTTCATTCGGTTTCTTGGCTTTAAAGTTGTCAAAACCTCGAAGCATCACCGCATCCaaaccccaaaatctcgatctTTTCTTCACTTCTGTGTCCGCTGCTACAGTTTCAAGCATGTCAACGCTAGAAATGGAGGTTTTCTCAAATACCCAACTCATCTTTTTGACCATTTTAATGCTCTCTGGCGGTGAAGTTTTCGTTTCATCTCTCGAGCTTCATATGAAGAAAGCCAAGATTAACCGGAAAGGAATAATCCGCCATTACAACAGTACTACTACAGAATCTGATAATTCTAGCACTTCGAACCCGAACATGGATCAGTCTATAGTTGATAATCTTGAGCTAGGTTTTCCTAAATATAGACTAGAAAATTTTCAGGCAGAATCCATGGAGGTGAAATCCTTAAAAACTCTGTCTTACGTGATTTCTTTTTACATCATAGTAATCCATGCAGTGGGCATAGCTTCAATTGCGGTGTACTTCAACCTAATCCCATCTGCCAAGCAAGTGCTTGAACAAAAAGGCCTAAAGATCTCGACTTTCTCCTTTTTCACCATTGTTTCCACATTCTCAAACTGCGGATTCCTCCCCGACAACGAAAGCATGGTTATTTTCAAGAAGAACACTGGCCTGTCACTGCTCTTGATCCCTCACATGCTACTAGGGAACACACTATACGCCGCATGTCTCCGTTTCTCGGTTTTTTTATTGCGAAAAGCTACGAAAAAGGAAGAGTTCGAGTTTTTGTTGAGGAACTATGGAGAGCTGGGGTATGCACATTTTATGTCTGGGGTGGATTCTGTGTACTTGGCAATCAGTGTTTTAGGGTTGATAGCGATGCAGATGATTGTGTTTTGCAGTTTACAGTGGGATTCTGAGGTGGTTGGGGGCCTAAGTTTCTATGAGAAAATGGTGGGTTCTTTGTTTCAAGCGGTGAATTCAAGACATACTGGGCAATCTATGTTTGATCTCTCTGCAGTTTCTCCTGCCTTGTTGATGCTGTTTCTGGTAATGAT GTACCTCCCACCATATGCAAGATTTGTACCAGTAGATAAAGCTCCTAAAAATGGAGGAAATACAAAAAGAAAAAGATTTAATCTTTTTTTGGAGCAAATAATGTTGTCTCCAGTCATTTATTTGGCCATATTTGCTTTCTTTATCTGCATCACAGAAAGAGAGAGGATGGGAAGGGATCCTCTCAACTTTAATGCATTCAACATCATCTTTGAAGTCACAAG tgCCTATGGAAATGTGGGATATTCGGTTGGGTATAATTGTGAGAGGCAAATAAACCCCGATAGCAATTGTAAAAATGCATCTTACGGATTCGTAGGGAGATGGAGTAATGGAGGAAAACTGATCCTAATTGTCGTCATGTTCTTCGGAAGACTGAAGAAATTCAATAGAAAAGGTGGCGGAGCTTGGAAAATTTCATGA
- the LOC140875149 gene encoding FCS-Like Zinc finger 14-like, producing MVEIEWKKEKRVSVNLSFLNFTEHHGSTKQTNACRSPRNFKEPNGAVGLGILAALEQQDSEDPIFRTVVLAISPKSLKYPIPVHGNENFLKKNEVSEKLSVEEMELCEEYTCVISHVGENLTRKMEYFYADSVGNNDGFHGVSAADGNGGGFRVVSDSSVGFGSEMATFWTSDFLTSCFLCKKLLHGLDIFMYRGEKAFCSPECRCKQISIDEQKEKCHTEVMKPIDCSASACSGALQFIAGVAAA from the exons ATGGTTGAAATAGAATGGAAAAAAGAGAAGAGGGTCTCTGTAAATTTATCATTTCTAAACTTCACTGAACACCACGGCTCCACAAAACAGACCAATGCCTGTAGATCTCCCAGGAACTTTAAGGAGCCGAACGGCGCCGTGGGACTTGGTATTCTTGCAGCCCTCGAACAGCAAGATAGTGAAGATCCGATCTTTAGGACTGTGGTTCTTGCAATCTCCCCAAAATCATTAAAATATCCAATCCCGGTACATGGAAATGAAAATTTCTTGAAAAAGAACGAGGTTAGTGAGAAGCTTAGCGTGGAGGAAATGGAGTTGTGTGAGGAGTACACTTGTGTGATATCTCACGTGGGTGAGAATCTGACAAGGAAAATGGAGTATTTTTATGCTGATTCTGTGGGAAATAATGATGGGTTTCACGGGGTTTCTGCTGCTGATGGGAATGGTGGTGGTTTTAGGGTGGTCTCTGATTCTTCAGTCGGTTTTGGAAGTGAAATGGCCACCTTTTGGACCTCGGATTTTCTAACTTCTTGCTTTCTTTGCAAGAAGTTGCTTCACGGCTTGGATATTTTTATGTACAG AGGGGAGAAGGCATTCTGTAGCCCAGAGTGTCGTTGCAAGCAAATATCAATCGATGAACAGAAAGAGAAGTGTCATACCGAGGTGATGAAACCCATAGATTGCTCTGCTTCGGCTTGCTCGGGTGCATTGCAATTCATTGCTGGTGTTGCTGCAGCTTGA
- the LOC140882124 gene encoding protein FAR1-RELATED SEQUENCE 9 isoform X2 yields MHESINKQINMGAGVRYVSDYMKRMQDANPSFFYAFQGDSGNVFWTDAAFLANYTNFGDTVIIDTSYRANRLKLPFVTFTGINHHAQPVLFGCGLLLNESENTFIWLLQTWLQAMSGRSPVSVTTDPDRLVQMAVAQVLPEVRHRFCRWSLFSQTREKLAHVYQTNPTFDVEFKNCINEASTVEEFESCWAALLDRYFLTDNEWLQSVYRIRDQWIPVYVREVFFGELSPGENNGGTSLFFDGFVNNTTNTIQLLIKQYEKAISSWQEKELKEDFDTSNVAPVLKTPSPMEKQAANLYTRRIFIKFQEELVETLANPATMIDGSTIVTSYRVAKFGEEHKAHTVRFNAFEMKATCACQMFEFSGIICRHVLSVFRTKNVLTLPSDYVLKRWTKNAKTDGLSTSDSSTMLPNCDRESVTTRRNNLRQEAMKYVEEGAKSIHSYNMAMSALQEASKRVAAVKSKSSGAMQDTDEADGGNLEMHTIENQSTAPLSKFHLI; encoded by the exons ATGCATGAAAGTATCAACAAGCAGATAAATATGGGTGCTGGGGTTCGATATGTGTCTGATTATATGAAAAGAATGCAGGATGCAAATCCGtcttttttttatgcatttcaGGGTGATAGTGGAAATGTTTTTTGGACTGATGCAGCTTTCCTTGCAAATTATACCAATTTCGGGGACACGGTCATAATCGATACATCATACAGGGCTAACCGCTTGAAGTTGCCCTTTGTCACTTTCACTGGCATAAATCATCATGCTCAACCTGTTCTCTTTGGATGTGGGTTGCTTCTGAATGAGTCTGAAAACACATTTATCTGGCTCCTTCAAACATGGCTGCAAGCAATGTCTGGCCGCAGCCCTGTTTCAGTCACTACCGACCCTGATCGGCTGGTACAGATGGCTGTGGCACAAGTTCTTCCAGAGGTACGCCATCGGTTTTGTAGATGGAGCTTATTCAGTCAGACACGGGAGAAGTTAGCTCATGTATATCAAACAAATCCTACTTTTGATGTGGAGTTCAAGAACTGCATCAATGAAGCCAGCACAGTTGAGGAGTTTGAGTCCTGTTGGGCGGCCCTCCTGGACAGGTACTTCCTTACGGATAACGAATGGCTTCAGTCTGTTTACAGGATTCGTGATCAGTGGATCCCTGTTTATGTGAGAGAGGTGTTTTTTGGGGAATTGTCCCCAGGGGAGAACAACGGCGGCACAAGTTTGTTCTTCGATGGGTTTGTGAATAATACCACTAACACTATACAGCTGCTAATCAAACAGTATGAAAAGGCCATCTCAAGTTGGCAAGAGAAGGAATTGAAAGAGGATTTTGATACTTCTAATGTTGCACCAGTTTTGAAGACACCGTCCCCCATGGAAAAACAGGCGGCTAATCTTTATACCAGGAGGATATTCATTAAATTTCAAGAGGAATTGGTGGAGACTCTTGCTAATCCTGCTACTATGATTGATGGCTCTACTATAGTGACATCATATAGGGTAGCCAAATTTGGTGAAGAGCACAAAGCTCACACGGTTAGATTCAATGCATTTGAGATGAAAGCTACCTGTGCCTGTCAAATGTTTGAATTTTCTGGTATCATTTGCAGGCATGTACTGTCAGTATTCAGAACAAAAAATGTTCTTACCCTACCTTCTGATTATGTACTGAAACGTTGGACAAAAAATGCAAAGACAGATGGTTTATCCACGAGTGATAGTTCGACAATGTTGCCCAACTGTGATCGAGAGTCTGTAACTACTCGACGAAATAATTTGCGCCAAGAGGCTATGAAATATGTAGAAGAAGGAGCAAAATCTATACATAGTTATAACATGGCAATGAGTGCTCTGCAAGAGGCTTCAAAACGAGTCGCAGCTGTGAAGAGTAAAAGTTCCGGAGCCATGCAGGACACCGATGAGGCAGATGGAGGGAATCTGGAGATGCATACCATTGAGAATCAATCTACAGCACCTTTATCCAAG TTCCACCTAATCTAG